The Lactuca sativa cultivar Salinas chromosome 2, Lsat_Salinas_v11, whole genome shotgun sequence genome includes a window with the following:
- the LOC111917866 gene encoding E3 ubiquitin-protein ligase CIP8 yields the protein MAETPPPSQSQPSPPPSQPPSPPHPISAAVPNNPHTEYWCYHCEKSVAVEALPDHPDVICFECKLGFVQSISIPPSHIGDLMDDEIPPLSNEIVQFLRAIASPEDENDLPLPDSAVDVSVHVFGGVEESDENTDNHHEDDADENRNRGNRDREGSDDENEEDEEDELRQRQRRHHLRLRLHDHGLSAGRHDRILDWAELLLQLEDQSVTFGQQRLESEDDYIGNPGDYIDATGYDSFLQTLAESDSNDKRGPPPASKSAVQALQTVEVNAMTSSESCAVCKDGMFNNEQMIVKQLPCGHMYHGVCIMTWLDSRNTCPICRHELPTDDPEYEEERKQRLMAMASTIDHGCSSSSGSGV from the coding sequence ATGGCCGAAACCCCACCACCATCGCAGTCTCAGCCGTCTCCACCACCGTCTCAACCACCGTCTCCACCGCATCCAATCTCTGCTGCTGTACCTAATAATCCTCATACCGAATACTGGTGCTACCATTGCGAAAAAAGTGTCGCCGTCGAAGCCCTACCCGATCATCCTGACGTCATCTGTTTCGAGTGCAAACTCGGCTTCGTCCAATCTATCTCCATCCCTCCATCACATATCGGCGACCTAATGGATGATGAAATTCCACCTCTCAGCAACGAAATTGTTCAGTTCCTCAGAGCAATCGCTTCTCCTGAAGACGAAAACGATTTGCCCCTTCCTGATTCCGCTGTCGATGTCTCCGTTCATGTCTTCGGCGGGGTTGAAGAATCGGACGAAAATACCGATAATCATCATGAAGATGATGCCGATGAGAATCGTAATCGAGGAAATCGAGATCGTGAAGGATCGGATGATGAAaacgaagaagacgaagaggatGAGTTGCGTCAGAGACAAAGGCGTCATCATCTCCGTCTTCGTCTCCACGACCACGGTTTATCCGCCGGCCGTCATGACAGGATTCTCGATTGGGCGGAGCTTCTGTTACAACTGGAAGACCAATCAGTCACATTCGGTCAACAGCGTCTCGAATCTGAAGATGATTACATCGGAAACCCAGGTGATTACATTGACGCAACTGGATACGATTCCTTTTTACAAACCCTAGCCGAGAGTGACAGCAACGATAAGAGAGGGCCGCCGCCGGCGTCCAAATCAGCTGTTCAAGCATTGCAAACGGTTGAGGTAAACGCAATGACGTCTTCTGAATCTTGCGCTGTATGCAAAGATGGAATGTTCAATAATGAACAGATGATTGTGAAGCAATTACCTTGTGGGCATATGTATCATGGCGTCTGTATAATGACATGGTTGGATTCAAGGAACACTTGTCCGATTTGTAGGCATGAATTACCAACAGATGATCCTGAGTATGAAGAAGAGAGGAAACAGAGATTGATGGCGATGGCTTCAACAATTGATCATGGCTGCTCTTCAAGTTCTGGTAGTGGGGTTTAA